Proteins from a genomic interval of Lysobacter arenosi:
- a CDS encoding winged helix-turn-helix domain-containing protein, giving the protein MDVPLREIRAPGKRRPLRITPKSMSVLLVLIEQAGRVVSRDALMAEVWPDTLPTNDVVTQAITQLRKAFDDERGNPRYIETIAKNGYRLLAPVEWIYSQGAEEAQAEDARWADPSRTTSKYPAIAPADPTEPLAPVPFPATSLPRGNWRSMAAVVGTVAVLVSALLTWALVRGGDVTRSVDEQSTPSISHGLRSERPYRLITSMPGFELAPTLSPDAGMVAYVAIPEGQRGTSIMVQTTEQTQPRLLTRPPEGADDSAPAWSPDGRWVAFIRIAGNACSIRVVTPNARGEHEVGTCDYRSPPTFDWMPDGNGLLFGGMQGDRGSLGLRLLDLDSGSWRELPYDHDSDDLDSSPRYSPDGKWIVFVRNAPLGDFWRIPAAGGKTERLSRLRADVKGWDWLPQGDALVFSVMIDGNYRMFRLDAGSGEVRSMGLDDAQSPVTAPARRAMAFVQRRPYFGLYRVALGQPGAGSVHVVEPLFASTSRDLLPTIAPDGHQLAFISDRSGANGLWWGDLSQPDTLRMMSGVRPGSRYAPAWSADSQRLLVTGVDGGNRSILQEVTPASGRVARLDLPEPDPLQAQYTPDPNRLLVLSANSDGHPALRLYDRSQKPWRSLARIGGVSNFKVDAGRRRILFTRLTEGGLWQADLDLTAASVTRIDEAEPTSDRYRLWAVAPDGEVRYVEQLQGCAASLRQILPAGPDAPTSCMDQTRRSAINGFSLGGPRGDVAYVALIEWDGADIGYMELPEEPKAFVPGWIN; this is encoded by the coding sequence GTGGATGTTCCGCTGCGCGAGATCCGTGCGCCGGGCAAGCGCCGACCGCTTCGCATCACGCCCAAGTCGATGTCGGTGCTGCTCGTGCTCATCGAGCAGGCCGGGCGTGTGGTCAGTCGCGACGCGCTGATGGCCGAAGTCTGGCCCGACACGCTGCCGACCAATGACGTAGTCACCCAGGCCATCACCCAGTTGCGCAAGGCGTTCGACGACGAACGCGGCAACCCGCGCTACATCGAGACCATCGCCAAGAACGGCTACCGCCTGCTGGCGCCGGTGGAGTGGATTTATTCGCAGGGTGCCGAGGAAGCGCAGGCTGAAGACGCGCGCTGGGCCGATCCGTCACGCACGACGTCCAAGTACCCGGCGATCGCGCCGGCCGATCCGACCGAGCCGCTGGCGCCCGTGCCGTTCCCGGCCACCAGCCTGCCGCGCGGCAACTGGCGCTCGATGGCCGCGGTCGTCGGCACGGTTGCGGTGCTGGTGTCGGCGTTGTTGACCTGGGCGCTGGTTCGCGGCGGCGACGTCACTCGGTCGGTCGACGAGCAATCCACGCCGTCGATCTCGCATGGCCTGCGCAGCGAGCGGCCGTACCGCCTGATCACCTCGATGCCGGGCTTCGAGCTTGCGCCGACCTTGTCGCCCGATGCCGGCATGGTCGCCTACGTGGCCATTCCCGAAGGCCAGCGCGGCACCTCGATCATGGTGCAGACGACCGAGCAGACACAGCCGCGCCTGCTGACCCGTCCGCCGGAAGGGGCCGACGACAGCGCCCCGGCCTGGTCGCCGGACGGACGCTGGGTCGCTTTCATCCGCATCGCCGGCAACGCCTGCAGCATCCGCGTGGTCACGCCCAACGCCCGCGGCGAGCATGAAGTGGGAACCTGCGACTACCGCAGTCCGCCCACCTTCGACTGGATGCCGGATGGAAACGGGCTGTTGTTCGGCGGCATGCAGGGCGATCGCGGCAGCCTCGGCCTGCGCCTGCTCGACCTCGACAGCGGCAGCTGGCGTGAGCTGCCCTACGACCACGATTCCGACGACCTGGATTCGTCGCCGCGTTATTCGCCAGATGGCAAGTGGATCGTGTTCGTGCGCAACGCGCCGCTGGGCGATTTCTGGCGGATTCCTGCCGCCGGCGGGAAGACAGAACGCCTCAGTCGCCTGCGCGCCGACGTGAAGGGCTGGGACTGGCTGCCGCAGGGTGACGCCCTGGTGTTCAGCGTGATGATCGACGGCAACTACCGCATGTTCCGGCTCGACGCCGGTTCCGGCGAAGTGCGTTCGATGGGTCTGGACGATGCGCAGTCGCCGGTGACGGCCCCGGCTCGGCGGGCGATGGCCTTTGTCCAGCGCCGGCCGTACTTCGGCCTGTACCGGGTTGCCCTCGGGCAGCCGGGCGCGGGCAGCGTGCACGTGGTCGAACCCCTGTTCGCCTCGACCTCGCGCGACCTGCTTCCGACGATCGCACCCGACGGCCACCAGCTGGCTTTCATATCCGACCGCTCCGGTGCCAATGGCCTGTGGTGGGGCGACCTTAGCCAGCCCGACACCCTGCGCATGATGAGCGGCGTCCGGCCGGGCTCGCGCTACGCACCGGCCTGGTCGGCCGACAGCCAGCGCTTGCTGGTGACCGGTGTCGACGGTGGCAACCGCAGCATCCTTCAGGAGGTGACGCCGGCCAGCGGTCGCGTCGCCCGCCTCGACCTGCCCGAACCGGACCCGCTCCAGGCCCAGTACACCCCCGACCCGAACCGGCTGCTGGTGCTGTCGGCCAACAGCGACGGCCACCCGGCCTTGCGCCTGTACGACCGCAGCCAGAAACCCTGGCGGTCGCTGGCGCGGATCGGTGGCGTGTCCAACTTCAAGGTCGACGCCGGCCGGCGCCGGATCCTGTTCACCCGCCTGACCGAGGGCGGGCTGTGGCAGGCCGACCTGGACCTGACCGCCGCCAGCGTCACCCGCATCGACGAGGCCGAGCCGACCTCCGACCGCTACCGCCTGTGGGCCGTCGCCCCCGATGGCGAGGTCCGTTATGTCGAGCAGCTCCAGGGATGCGCCGCCAGCCTGCGCCAGATCCTGCCGGCCGGACCGGACGCTCCGACCAGCTGCATGGACCAGACACGGCGCTCGGCGATCAACGGTTTCAGCCTCGGTGGCCCGCGCGGAGATGTGGCCTACGTCGCACTTATCGAATGGGACGGTGCCGATATCGGTTACATGGAGCTTCCGGAGGAACCGAAAGCTTTCGTCCCCGGTTGGATCAACTGA
- a CDS encoding helix-turn-helix domain-containing protein — translation MEQVQWADRGQLLQLDTAEGAVQGGCIGVSRLGSVQVAGGFSIWVQLHGSSWVEAKEGKFRLRRGDWIAFEKDSKPTVQADRFGVCVGLTLSGDALREMTRFADRGLYAGRGNMPRRDARIALRLWREAAARLAENPSAMFDAAALRPILLHLAGVQRELAARIPRCPGRSRSRKRQVFGRLQRARLYLEGNCDRVVRISELAELTSFSSWYFSKTFHSLYEESPQAASARMRLEHAADLLTSTSMMIGEVAAASGFDNCCSFARAFRARFGESATRYRSAAVSSRAATAKSGTSTRKAVERTGT, via the coding sequence ATGGAGCAAGTGCAATGGGCGGACCGCGGGCAGCTGCTGCAGCTCGACACGGCCGAAGGCGCGGTTCAGGGCGGCTGCATCGGTGTTTCCCGGCTGGGCAGCGTGCAGGTCGCCGGTGGCTTCTCGATCTGGGTGCAGCTGCACGGCAGTTCGTGGGTCGAGGCCAAAGAGGGCAAGTTCCGGCTGCGTCGCGGTGACTGGATCGCCTTCGAGAAGGATTCCAAGCCGACCGTCCAGGCCGACCGCTTCGGCGTCTGCGTTGGTCTCACCCTCTCCGGAGACGCCCTCCGCGAGATGACCCGGTTCGCCGACCGCGGCCTCTACGCCGGTCGCGGCAACATGCCGCGCCGCGATGCCCGCATCGCCCTGCGCCTGTGGCGCGAGGCCGCCGCGCGCCTCGCCGAGAACCCCTCGGCGATGTTCGACGCCGCCGCGCTGCGACCGATCCTGCTGCACCTGGCCGGCGTCCAGCGCGAACTGGCCGCACGCATTCCGCGCTGCCCGGGCCGCTCGCGCAGCCGCAAGCGCCAGGTGTTCGGCCGTCTCCAGCGCGCCCGCCTGTACCTGGAAGGCAATTGCGACCGCGTGGTCCGCATCAGCGAACTGGCCGAGCTGACCAGCTTCTCCAGCTGGTACTTCTCCAAGACCTTCCACAGCCTTTACGAGGAAAGCCCGCAGGCGGCCTCCGCGCGCATGCGCCTGGAGCACGCGGCCGACCTGCTGACCAGCACCTCGATGATGATCGGCGAGGTTGCCGCGGCCAGCGGTTTCGACAACTGCTGCAGTTTCGCCCGCGCCTTCCGCGCCCGTTTCGGCGAGTCCGCGACCCGCTACCGCAGCGCGGCCGTGTCCAGCCGGGCAGCAACGGCGAAGTCCGGTACCTCGACCCGCAAGGCTGTCGAGCGCACTGGTACCTGA